A portion of the Bdellovibrio bacteriovorus genome contains these proteins:
- a CDS encoding phospholipase D family protein — MKIVVWSFLIFVLTGPSCQSIPKNFNATPSYHFLDTENTYWGKYFAKEIKSKKDQSGFHPLVAGTDALVARLESIRHAEKSLDVQYYIWHDDDTGKLMLSEIIKAADRGVRVRLLLDDLNIGKYQDSLLVIDSHPNIEVRMFNPFANRTWRIFEVFRFGEINRRMHNKSLIADNQTVIIGGRNIGNEYFTASSEANFGDFDVWCFGPVVKEASQSFDLYWNDRLAIPIAELYKRSLRPEDLSQLKEALNADAKSLAASEYQKSLNEAPLSVFLKTEKLKTFWGRGKIVSDSPAKIRGDENAGPPLNQVTGLPIKSQKEIFIVSPYFIPGKNGVDYFAKKVKAGVQVDVFTNSLASNDVGLVFAGYKKYRKGLIKAGVRLYEMKPKVRIPQGSKSRMGITSAGRLGLHGKVYIFDRRVMFVGSMNLDPRSVDLNSELGVLIESPELADLFVTNLKREMSELAYRVTLDEKNKLRWETREDDQDVVLTSEPEASGWKTFTSGFLGLFVPESLL; from the coding sequence ATGAAGATCGTGGTCTGGAGCTTTTTGATATTTGTACTTACAGGACCTTCCTGCCAAAGCATTCCAAAAAATTTTAATGCGACCCCCAGCTACCATTTTTTAGACACTGAAAACACTTACTGGGGAAAGTACTTCGCGAAAGAAATAAAATCTAAAAAGGACCAATCCGGTTTTCACCCGTTGGTGGCGGGCACCGACGCCTTGGTGGCGCGATTGGAATCCATTCGTCATGCGGAAAAATCTTTAGATGTTCAATATTATATCTGGCACGACGATGACACCGGTAAACTCATGCTCAGTGAGATTATTAAGGCCGCGGATCGCGGCGTGCGCGTTCGACTGTTGTTGGATGATCTTAATATCGGCAAATATCAAGATTCTTTATTGGTTATAGATTCACATCCCAATATCGAAGTGCGAATGTTCAACCCTTTTGCGAACCGGACATGGAGAATCTTTGAAGTCTTTCGCTTTGGCGAAATCAATCGGCGGATGCACAATAAGTCTTTGATCGCCGATAACCAGACCGTGATTATTGGTGGTCGTAATATCGGCAACGAATATTTTACTGCCAGCAGTGAAGCGAACTTTGGTGATTTTGACGTCTGGTGTTTTGGTCCTGTAGTTAAGGAAGCTTCCCAAAGTTTTGATCTGTATTGGAATGACCGATTGGCCATCCCCATCGCAGAACTTTATAAGCGCTCTCTGCGACCCGAGGACCTGTCTCAACTCAAAGAGGCTCTGAACGCCGATGCCAAGTCATTGGCCGCTTCCGAATATCAAAAAAGTCTGAACGAGGCTCCCTTGAGCGTTTTTTTGAAAACGGAAAAACTTAAGACATTTTGGGGCCGGGGCAAGATTGTTTCTGATTCGCCGGCAAAAATTCGTGGCGATGAAAATGCGGGCCCACCTTTAAATCAGGTCACGGGGTTACCGATTAAATCTCAAAAAGAAATTTTCATCGTCTCTCCGTATTTTATCCCAGGAAAAAATGGCGTTGATTATTTTGCAAAAAAGGTCAAAGCGGGTGTCCAGGTTGATGTGTTTACGAACTCTTTAGCCTCCAACGATGTGGGATTGGTTTTCGCCGGTTACAAAAAATATCGTAAAGGACTTATCAAGGCGGGAGTTCGCCTTTATGAGATGAAACCCAAGGTGCGCATTCCGCAAGGTTCTAAAAGTCGCATGGGCATCACCTCCGCGGGGCGCCTTGGTTTGCATGGAAAAGTTTATATCTTTGATCGACGGGTGATGTTCGTGGGATCCATGAACCTTGATCCACGGTCCGTGGATTTAAATTCGGAATTGGGGGTTCTCATTGAAAGCCCCGAGCTTGCCGATCTTTTTGTGACGAATTTAAAGCGAGAGATGTCTGAACTCGCCTACCGTGTCACCTTGGATGAAAAAAATAAACTGCGCTGGGAAACTCGAGAGGATGACCAGGATGTGGTGCTCACCTCGGAACCGGAGGCCTCGGGGTGGAAAACTTTTACTTCCGGATTTTTGGGACTTTTCGTTCCCGAAAGCCTGCTTTAG
- a CDS encoding AbgT family transporter has protein sequence MTTEQNTDAAQEGKLYRFLLKVEKVGNALPQPALMFLALCLFVIIFSALATAFDMQAVHPVTKEVIKPVNLMSAAGLSSILTDMIKNFTGFAPLGTVLVAMLGFSLAEKSGLLGTVLRSILVKSPRALIIPAVLLAGIMSHTAGDVGYVLLIPLSAMAFHSVGLHPLAGLAICFAGVSGGFSANFIISALDPLLSGLSQEAARIIDPQYSVTPLVNWYFMSVSSILIIAVGTIVAKKITLPFLGEYKGDAERSEPAPLSALEKRGLLWAGIVAFVLIVAILIGTVPESGFLRNPTNGSLLDSPFLKGIIAIIFFFAALTGLVYGWGAKTFRSQNDVTNAMQESMATMAPYLVMVFFAAQFIALFSISNMGLIMAVHGSDFLKSMNLSAVPLMIGFIILTCVLDIFIGSASAKWALMAPVFVPMFMILGLAPELTQASYRIADSVVNIISPLMPYFPLILAFANKYDPRARVGTLIALMLPYSIAFLISWSILLFIWIGFELPLGPGAHLKYIMP, from the coding sequence ATGACGACAGAACAAAATACGGATGCCGCTCAAGAAGGAAAACTGTACCGCTTTTTATTAAAGGTAGAAAAGGTGGGAAATGCATTACCCCAACCGGCCTTGATGTTTTTGGCTTTATGTCTCTTTGTCATCATCTTTTCGGCCTTGGCCACAGCCTTTGATATGCAAGCGGTGCATCCGGTGACTAAAGAAGTCATCAAACCCGTGAATCTTATGTCGGCCGCGGGTCTTAGTAGCATCTTGACAGACATGATTAAGAATTTCACGGGCTTTGCTCCGCTTGGAACCGTGCTGGTGGCGATGTTAGGTTTTAGCTTGGCGGAAAAAAGTGGATTGCTAGGAACCGTATTGCGTTCCATTTTAGTTAAATCACCCCGAGCTTTAATCATTCCGGCAGTTTTATTGGCGGGAATCATGTCGCACACGGCGGGGGATGTCGGATATGTGCTTTTGATTCCTCTTTCGGCAATGGCTTTTCACAGTGTGGGTTTGCATCCCTTGGCGGGTTTGGCGATTTGTTTTGCCGGGGTTTCGGGCGGATTTTCAGCAAACTTTATTATCAGTGCGCTGGATCCTTTGCTTTCAGGTCTTTCTCAAGAGGCGGCTCGTATCATTGATCCACAATACTCCGTCACACCTTTGGTAAACTGGTATTTTATGTCGGTGTCTTCGATTTTGATTATTGCGGTGGGAACTATCGTCGCGAAGAAAATCACTTTGCCATTTTTAGGTGAATACAAAGGGGATGCAGAAAGATCTGAGCCGGCCCCATTGAGTGCTTTAGAAAAACGCGGTCTTTTGTGGGCCGGTATTGTGGCCTTCGTGCTTATTGTGGCGATCCTCATCGGTACTGTTCCCGAATCAGGTTTCCTGCGTAATCCTACCAACGGATCGTTGTTAGACTCTCCCTTTTTAAAAGGGATCATCGCGATCATTTTCTTTTTTGCGGCGCTGACGGGTCTGGTTTATGGGTGGGGAGCTAAAACTTTCCGTTCACAGAACGACGTCACAAATGCGATGCAGGAATCTATGGCGACCATGGCGCCTTATTTGGTGATGGTGTTTTTTGCCGCGCAGTTTATTGCCTTGTTTTCGATTTCTAACATGGGCTTAATCATGGCCGTTCATGGTTCAGACTTTTTAAAGAGCATGAACCTCAGTGCGGTGCCTTTAATGATTGGGTTTATTATTTTAACATGTGTGCTGGATATTTTTATCGGCAGTGCATCCGCGAAGTGGGCTTTGATGGCGCCGGTATTTGTGCCGATGTTTATGATCTTGGGTTTAGCACCTGAATTAACGCAAGCGTCCTACCGCATTGCTGATTCCGTGGTGAATATTATTTCCCCACTGATGCCGTACTTCCCGTTAATCTTGGCATTTGCGAATAAATACGATCCGCGCGCCCGTGTAGGCACATTGATCGCGTTGATGCTTCCTTATTCGATTGCTTTTTTGATCTCATGGTCGATCTTGTTGTTTATTTGGATTGGTTTTGAATTGCCATTAGGACCGGGCGCACATTTGAAATATATCATGCCATAA
- a CDS encoding alpha-ketoglutarate-dependent dioxygenase AlkB yields the protein MFKPKSRFPSSHKPRSGASATAGAGNQKGPPKARGLVYKQGYISLREKEEILKYLLSLFPIWEMRYSKNNPPPENQKQRPLLRPVYWLGNWQFACLNYYHPPKGLYDRCVTAEPYPPILEYLVQKIEALVHESFEARDIPRGWHLNTCLINYYGNQVTPEGKELDCARVGEHKDFEPGPVASVSFGERALFQFVSSRGTESKSEVVLQQWLEDRSLQIFGGDKFKKHLFHRVQRVEEKEDLNFKLNEIENFNTRRINLTFRYVPDDHIVPFSRLGAAAQEDVRGYVEKLAEKSEFFKEQLK from the coding sequence ATGTTTAAGCCCAAATCACGTTTTCCATCTTCTCACAAACCCCGCTCCGGAGCTTCCGCCACTGCTGGTGCTGGGAACCAAAAAGGTCCGCCGAAGGCCCGCGGCTTGGTTTATAAACAAGGCTATATCTCCCTGCGCGAAAAAGAGGAGATTTTAAAATACCTTCTTTCGCTATTTCCGATTTGGGAAATGCGCTATTCTAAAAACAATCCTCCCCCAGAAAACCAAAAGCAGCGCCCCCTTTTGCGCCCCGTTTATTGGTTAGGAAACTGGCAATTTGCGTGCTTGAATTATTATCATCCGCCGAAGGGCTTGTATGACCGTTGTGTGACGGCCGAACCTTATCCCCCCATTTTGGAATACTTAGTTCAAAAGATCGAAGCCTTGGTGCATGAAAGTTTTGAAGCTCGCGATATTCCTCGCGGTTGGCATCTGAACACCTGTTTGATCAACTATTACGGCAATCAGGTCACCCCCGAAGGCAAAGAGCTTGATTGTGCCCGCGTGGGTGAACACAAAGACTTTGAACCGGGACCGGTCGCATCCGTTTCTTTTGGAGAGCGCGCCTTGTTTCAGTTTGTTTCAAGCCGCGGCACCGAATCCAAATCAGAAGTCGTGTTACAACAGTGGTTGGAAGATCGCTCGCTGCAAATCTTTGGCGGGGATAAGTTTAAAAAACATCTTTTTCACCGCGTCCAACGCGTGGAAGAAAAAGAAGATCTGAATTTTAAGTTGAACGAGATTGAGAACTTTAACACCCGCAGAATCAACCTCACCTTCCGCTATGTGCCCGATGATCACATCGTGCCGTTTTCACGTTTGGGCGCCGCCGCCCAAGAGGATGTGCGCGGCTACGTAGAAAAGCTTGCGGAAAAATCTGAATTCTTTAAAGAACAATTAAAATAA
- the rfaE1 gene encoding D-glycero-beta-D-manno-heptose-7-phosphate kinase, protein MTTPVKANVGPQEKQLLINQIPALKGKKILIVGDVGLDEYLMGEVRRISPEAPVPVLEVDSEDMRLGLSANVAQNVVSLGGEAMLVSVVGDDTGASLLKDLCEKNGVSWEYMIVDKSRPTTRKTRVMAKHHHIVRVDHEMRKYLSSEAEARLIAAVEKNVSKADCVIMEDYAKGVISGPGVAKIAEICHKNGKKLLVDPHRNNHAAFYSGVDLIKPNYDEAVIMAGLDFNELRENPNQVVQVGRALQKITGAKELVVTRGKDGMTIFSGDQVTEVPTYARKVFDVTGAGDTVIAALALGLVSGLSLVHSCMLANYAAGVVVGKVGCVPCEIPELIEYIKTAH, encoded by the coding sequence ATGACAACTCCAGTGAAAGCAAATGTAGGTCCTCAGGAAAAACAACTTCTTATAAATCAGATCCCAGCCCTTAAAGGGAAAAAGATTCTGATTGTCGGTGACGTCGGCCTTGATGAATACCTTATGGGTGAAGTCCGTCGCATCAGTCCTGAAGCCCCGGTGCCGGTTCTTGAAGTCGACTCTGAAGACATGCGTTTGGGTTTATCCGCTAATGTCGCGCAAAATGTGGTGAGCCTCGGTGGCGAAGCCATGCTGGTGTCGGTGGTGGGTGATGATACTGGTGCCAGCCTATTAAAAGATCTTTGTGAAAAAAATGGTGTGAGCTGGGAATACATGATCGTGGATAAATCTCGTCCCACGACCCGCAAAACACGCGTGATGGCGAAGCACCATCACATCGTTCGCGTGGATCATGAAATGCGTAAATATCTTTCTTCGGAAGCCGAGGCGCGCTTGATCGCTGCGGTAGAAAAAAATGTTTCTAAAGCCGATTGTGTGATCATGGAAGATTATGCCAAAGGCGTGATCTCGGGTCCGGGTGTCGCCAAGATCGCGGAAATTTGTCATAAAAATGGTAAAAAACTTTTAGTCGACCCACATCGTAACAATCACGCGGCCTTTTATTCGGGCGTGGATTTAATTAAACCCAATTACGATGAAGCCGTCATCATGGCTGGTCTTGATTTCAATGAATTGCGCGAAAATCCAAACCAGGTGGTGCAAGTCGGTCGGGCTTTACAAAAAATCACGGGCGCAAAAGAGCTGGTGGTCACTCGTGGTAAAGACGGGATGACGATTTTTTCTGGCGATCAAGTCACAGAAGTTCCGACTTATGCACGCAAAGTGTTTGATGTCACTGGGGCTGGCGACACGGTGATTGCTGCGTTGGCTTTGGGGTTGGTGTCCGGTCTGTCACTTGTGCATTCTTGCATGTTAGCTAACTATGCTGCGGGTGTGGTCGTCGGCAAGGTGGGTTGTGTGCCTTGTGAAATCCCTGAATTGATTGAGTATATCAAAACCGCCCATTAA
- a CDS encoding Glu/Leu/Phe/Val family dehydrogenase, with product MEHKIEPLYDGPLFRNALQTLEEGAKLINCDPNVLERLKRPRRAITVSVPVRMDDYSVKVFTGYRVQYSPTLGPYKGGIRYHQNVDLSEVVGLAALMTFKNSVLGLPLGGAKGGITVDPTKLSRTEKQNLTRRYASEIGPFVGPTKDIPAPDVGTDPQTMAWFMDTYSQEQGGFAQPGVVTGKPVEIGGSLGRNHATGLGVVYVAEKAFEVCGMNMRGSTIAIQGFGNVGSFAAKFASERGARIVAVSDVSGGIHNGDGLDIADVMEYVKTHKVLKGYPKAQPISNEELLEVKCDALFPCALENQIDTHNAEKIQAKIICEGANGPITNSATKILHKRGVFIAPDVIANGGGVIVSYFEWVQDVMSYFWDEDEVNGRLKGIITKAFDKGYAFSKEKNVDMRSAAMAVSVQRLEKAMLLRGLYPR from the coding sequence ATGGAACACAAAATTGAGCCCCTCTATGACGGGCCTCTTTTTAGAAACGCCCTTCAAACTCTTGAAGAAGGTGCAAAACTTATCAACTGCGATCCAAACGTTCTTGAGCGTCTAAAAAGACCTCGTCGTGCTATCACCGTCTCAGTGCCGGTGCGCATGGATGACTACAGTGTGAAAGTGTTCACTGGTTACCGTGTTCAATACTCTCCGACTTTAGGCCCTTACAAGGGCGGTATCCGTTATCACCAAAACGTAGATCTTTCGGAAGTTGTCGGCCTTGCGGCTTTGATGACTTTCAAAAATTCTGTTTTGGGCCTTCCTTTAGGTGGAGCAAAAGGTGGTATCACTGTTGACCCAACCAAACTGTCTCGCACTGAAAAACAAAATTTAACTCGTCGTTACGCCTCTGAAATTGGACCTTTCGTCGGACCCACTAAAGATATTCCAGCTCCTGACGTGGGCACAGACCCGCAAACCATGGCTTGGTTCATGGACACGTACTCACAAGAACAAGGTGGCTTTGCACAACCCGGTGTTGTGACAGGGAAGCCGGTGGAAATCGGTGGATCTTTGGGTCGCAACCACGCCACAGGTTTGGGTGTTGTTTACGTTGCCGAAAAAGCTTTCGAAGTTTGCGGCATGAACATGCGCGGATCGACAATCGCGATTCAAGGTTTCGGTAATGTAGGATCTTTCGCGGCAAAATTTGCTAGCGAACGTGGCGCCCGCATCGTGGCCGTGAGCGACGTTTCAGGCGGTATCCACAACGGTGATGGTCTAGATATCGCCGACGTCATGGAATATGTAAAAACTCACAAAGTCCTTAAAGGCTATCCAAAAGCTCAACCGATTTCGAATGAAGAATTGCTTGAAGTAAAATGTGATGCGCTTTTCCCTTGCGCGCTTGAAAATCAAATCGACACGCACAATGCGGAAAAAATCCAGGCAAAAATTATTTGCGAAGGTGCCAACGGACCTATCACAAACTCCGCGACAAAAATTCTTCATAAACGTGGAGTTTTCATCGCTCCAGACGTTATCGCCAATGGCGGTGGCGTGATCGTGTCTTACTTCGAATGGGTTCAAGACGTTATGTCTTACTTCTGGGATGAAGATGAAGTGAACGGTCGTCTAAAAGGTATTATCACCAAGGCTTTCGATAAAGGTTACGCGTTTTCTAAAGAAAAAAACGTCGACATGAGATCTGCGGCAATGGCGGTTTCAGTTCAACGTCTAGAAAAAGCGATGCTTCTTCGCGGTCTTTACCCAAGATAG
- a CDS encoding diacylglycerol kinase produces MKNLSFTKRMSFAFAGIAGAFRREVSFRWHIAATLFILLFCLIQRPPAVWCALFAVAASGVMVLELLNTALEALMDKLHPGHDTEIGFAKDCLAGAVLIASIASLVVFALYCGSLIAG; encoded by the coding sequence ATGAAAAACTTAAGCTTCACCAAAAGAATGAGCTTTGCTTTTGCCGGAATCGCGGGCGCTTTTCGCCGTGAAGTCAGTTTTCGATGGCATATCGCTGCCACTCTCTTCATTTTATTATTTTGCCTGATTCAAAGACCACCCGCTGTTTGGTGCGCTCTTTTTGCGGTGGCTGCAAGCGGCGTGATGGTATTGGAATTACTTAACACCGCCCTTGAAGCTTTGATGGACAAGCTTCACCCCGGGCATGACACTGAAATTGGCTTTGCCAAGGACTGCCTTGCGGGTGCTGTGCTAATCGCCAGCATCGCTTCGCTTGTGGTTTTCGCTCTTTATTGCGGTTCTCTTATCGCGGGATGA
- a CDS encoding quinone-dependent dihydroorotate dehydrogenase codes for MRPWLLLPPQWAHDLSSLALPLYSAIYGQKTPHWKSFTWRDLHFANPLGIAGGVDKNADHLNDWWKLGCGFVEVGTVTPRPQDPNPGKIMDRDLHLQAMWNKMGFPSAGADETFFNLAGYAPNYRTPIFVNIGKNRHTPNEEAVNDYVTLIDKFRPFADAFVVNISSPNTKGLRDLQSKENLSHLLGPILEKVSHFEPTPVLVKLSPDMGEELLSETVQHCQQLGIDGFVLTNTTLSRPAGCHFPAEGGLSGAPLKDLSKRALQIAVESLGKKREGLLLVSAGGVLSAEDVFERLQMGADLVQIYSALVFHGPDFFHEVARRFNDGR; via the coding sequence ATGCGTCCTTGGCTTTTATTGCCACCCCAGTGGGCTCATGATTTGAGCTCACTGGCTCTTCCTCTCTACTCCGCAATTTACGGACAAAAAACTCCGCACTGGAAAAGTTTCACTTGGCGTGACCTGCACTTTGCAAACCCCTTGGGAATTGCCGGGGGCGTCGATAAAAATGCCGATCATCTGAATGATTGGTGGAAACTTGGTTGCGGCTTTGTTGAAGTCGGCACCGTCACTCCTCGCCCCCAAGATCCCAATCCGGGAAAAATTATGGATCGCGATCTGCATCTGCAAGCGATGTGGAATAAGATGGGATTTCCCAGCGCGGGGGCTGACGAAACTTTTTTTAATCTTGCGGGCTATGCACCCAACTATCGCACCCCGATTTTTGTAAACATCGGGAAAAATCGTCACACGCCCAATGAAGAGGCAGTGAATGATTATGTCACCCTGATAGATAAATTCAGACCTTTTGCCGACGCATTTGTGGTTAACATCTCGAGTCCGAACACCAAAGGTCTGCGTGATTTACAAAGCAAAGAAAATCTAAGCCATCTGCTGGGTCCGATCTTAGAAAAAGTCTCTCACTTCGAACCCACACCCGTTCTCGTAAAACTTTCTCCGGATATGGGGGAAGAGCTTCTTTCCGAAACTGTGCAGCACTGCCAACAGTTGGGCATTGACGGATTTGTGTTAACAAACACGACTTTATCCCGTCCCGCTGGCTGTCATTTTCCTGCAGAAGGTGGTCTTTCCGGAGCACCTTTGAAAGACCTTTCAAAGCGCGCTTTGCAAATTGCTGTTGAAAGTTTAGGCAAAAAACGAGAGGGATTACTATTAGTCAGCGCTGGAGGCGTCTTATCCGCAGAAGATGTCTTTGAAAGATTGCAAATGGGCGCAGATCTTGTTCAAATTTATAGTGCGCTTGTATTTCATGGCCCCGATTTTTTCCATGAAGTCGCGAGAAGGTTTAATGACGGACGATAA
- a CDS encoding HAD family hydrolase yields the protein MKPKYVIFDCDGVLVDSEIIANRVEAEYKTELGFPISTQDHIAKFTGLATNHPLVKEELSRLPDDYLDVVDKRIQRVYEQELSAISGIHETLNQLHFPKCVASNSDLESIVRKLAFTRLLPHFPKSIFSSQMVRQGKPAPDLFLYAAKTLQWQPQDCIVIEDSVAGVQAALAAGMRVLGFTGGQHIQLGHSDTLKGLGSTKVFSDMRELPEILRHL from the coding sequence ATGAAACCTAAATACGTTATTTTTGATTGCGATGGAGTCCTGGTCGACAGCGAGATCATCGCCAACCGCGTGGAAGCGGAATATAAAACAGAGCTAGGCTTTCCCATTTCAACTCAAGATCATATCGCCAAGTTTACGGGCCTTGCGACAAATCATCCCTTAGTGAAAGAAGAGCTGTCACGTCTGCCCGACGATTATTTAGATGTGGTCGACAAGCGCATCCAAAGAGTTTATGAACAAGAACTTTCTGCCATTTCGGGAATTCATGAAACCTTAAATCAATTACACTTTCCCAAATGTGTCGCCTCAAACAGTGATTTAGAATCCATCGTGCGCAAACTGGCGTTCACTCGCCTGCTGCCCCATTTTCCTAAATCTATTTTTAGCAGTCAGATGGTGCGCCAAGGAAAGCCCGCACCCGATTTATTTTTGTATGCGGCAAAGACCCTGCAGTGGCAGCCACAGGATTGTATTGTAATCGAAGACAGTGTTGCGGGTGTTCAGGCCGCCCTCGCTGCGGGAATGCGAGTCTTGGGCTTTACCGGGGGACAACATATTCAGCTGGGTCACTCGGATACTCTTAAAGGGCTAGGCTCAACCAAGGTGTTTTCTGATATGCGAGAGCTTCCAGAAATTTTGCGGCATCTTTGA
- the mutT gene encoding 8-oxo-dGTP diphosphatase MutT — protein sequence MTDDNAVEVKPKKSKIRKGHWIPVVAGFLRKDGKILVGQRPENNSLAGQWEFPGGKIESGETPEEALARELNEELGIEAEVGDLKLACTHSFGDVGILILFYEILYWKGQPKAKHHMMLEWIHPEELRHRNIPEANRKILDKIYKALGLEWRK from the coding sequence ATGACGGACGATAATGCGGTCGAGGTAAAGCCGAAAAAGTCGAAAATTAGGAAAGGCCACTGGATTCCCGTGGTCGCTGGATTTTTGCGCAAAGACGGTAAAATCTTGGTCGGTCAACGTCCTGAAAATAACTCGCTGGCGGGTCAATGGGAATTCCCTGGCGGCAAAATCGAATCTGGCGAAACTCCCGAAGAAGCCTTAGCTCGCGAGCTCAATGAAGAATTGGGTATCGAAGCCGAGGTCGGCGACCTAAAGCTTGCTTGCACTCACTCTTTTGGTGACGTCGGCATTTTGATTTTATTTTACGAAATTCTGTATTGGAAGGGACAACCCAAAGCCAAACATCACATGATGTTGGAATGGATTCACCCTGAAGAACTGCGCCATCGCAACATCCCTGAAGCGAATCGTAAAATCTTAGATAAAATCTATAAAGCCCTTGGACTTGAATGGCGAAAATAA